The following proteins are encoded in a genomic region of Gloeomargarita sp. SKYB120:
- the cas3 gene encoding type I-D CRISPR-associated helicase Cas3': protein MRVFVQPLYVQLNTGVGDCPLGCAHGCQVVAQAPKLASLAGGSCPLLRHQADTWAALRDGNADVLFNTAPTGAGKTLAGCGLSLVQPGWRLVSCYPTNELIEDQARSLRHWHEWFELDYDRRVLPLYGERLSQQVEQQDSSRFLVLTGAIQNYPLLLTNPDLLHYMVHFRYRDPAYGADLLPVALADFPDLWVFDEFHLFGPHQEAAVLNGMALIRRLRGEQRPRRFLFTSATPKPAFQVSLQQTGWTIQTIPCSCVSVPTDGYRPIAQGLELAFVQLERGQEALDWLLANAGLLRAHLQAEGAGRGLVLLNSVAQAAQAVSR, encoded by the coding sequence ATGCGCGTATTTGTCCAACCCCTTTATGTCCAACTCAACACCGGCGTTGGGGATTGCCCTTTGGGATGCGCTCACGGTTGTCAGGTGGTGGCGCAAGCGCCAAAGTTGGCCTCGCTGGCCGGAGGGAGCTGTCCGTTGCTGCGGCATCAAGCCGACACCTGGGCCGCTCTGCGGGATGGGAATGCCGATGTGCTGTTTAACACCGCCCCAACGGGTGCCGGCAAAACCCTAGCCGGTTGTGGCCTGAGTCTGGTGCAACCGGGCTGGCGCTTGGTGTCCTGTTACCCCACCAACGAACTGATTGAAGACCAAGCGCGGAGTTTACGGCACTGGCATGAGTGGTTTGAGCTGGACTACGACCGGCGGGTGCTGCCGCTGTATGGCGAACGACTCAGCCAGCAGGTGGAGCAGCAAGACAGCAGTCGATTTCTCGTGTTGACGGGGGCCATTCAGAACTATCCGCTGCTTTTGACCAACCCCGATTTGTTGCATTACATGGTCCACTTTCGGTATCGCGACCCCGCCTATGGAGCCGATTTACTTCCAGTTGCACTGGCGGACTTTCCCGACCTGTGGGTGTTTGATGAATTTCATCTGTTTGGCCCCCACCAGGAAGCGGCGGTGCTCAACGGCATGGCTCTGATTCGGCGGCTGCGGGGTGAGCAACGACCCCGGCGCTTTTTGTTTACCTCTGCGACCCCCAAGCCGGCATTTCAAGTCTCCTTGCAACAAACGGGTTGGACCATTCAGACCATCCCCTGTTCCTGTGTGAGCGTCCCAACCGATGGTTATCGCCCGATTGCCCAAGGCCTCGAACTGGCGTTTGTCCAACTGGAGCGGGGCCAGGAGGCGTTGGACTGGTTGCTGGCTAACGCTGGCCTACTCCGAGCGCATCTCCAGGCTGAGGGCGCTGGACGCGGGCTGGTTCTCTTGAATTCGGTTGCGCAGGCCGCGCAGGCGGTTTCTCGGT